The genomic DNA GGTTGCATTTTCCGCTAGGAACGGGTACGGGATTCTGACTCGCGCAATCGCGGGGAGACGGCCTCCGGCCGCTAAGCCGGTGGAAACCAGACCACGATTTTTGAGGATAGTGATGAAGAAAAGCGATCGGACCGCTCGTTTGGCTCAATCGGATATCCGTGCCATGACCCTCGCCTGCGCCAAGGTGAACGGGATCAATATGTCTCAGGGCGTTTGCGATACCCCTGTTCCTCCGGTCGTGGTGCAGGGCGCGCAACAGGCGATGGCCCAAGGGCACAACATCTATTCACGCTTTGACGGCATTCTGGAATTGCGGCAGGCCATCGCCGACAAACTCGCTGCGTACAATCGAATCACGGCGGATCCGGACGCCAATATTACCGTGAGTGCCGGCGCCACCGGATCGTTTCAGGCCACCTGCATGGCGTTGCTGAATCCCGGCGACGAGGTCATTCTCTTTGAGCCCTTCTACGCCTATCACATTCAGGCGATCGTTGCGGTCGAGGCCGTGCCCCGCTGTGTGTCGATGCGACCGCCGGACTGGACGGTGGATTTCAAAGGCCTCGAGCAGGCGATCACATCCAGAACCAAGGCCATCGTGGTGAACACTCCGGGAAACCCTTCCGGAAAAGTCTTCACACGACGGGAGTTGGAACAGATTGCGGAGATTGCCTGTCGCCATGACGTGATGGTGATCACGGATGAGATCTATGAATATTTTGTGTTCGATGGGCGGGAACACGTGAGTATGGCGTCTCTCCCCGGTATGGCCGACCGAACCATTACCATCGGGGGTTACTCGAAAACGTTCAGTATCACCGGTTGGCGCATCGGCTACAGCGTGGCGGAGGCCACGTGGGCGAAGGCCATCGGCGCGATGAGTGATGTGTTGTATGTTTGCGCGCCCACCCCGCTGCAGCATGGTGTCGCCGCCGGGATTCGTGCGCTCGGCCCCTCGTTTTACAGCGACCTGACGAAGGAGCATCAGCAGAAGCGCGATCGGTTCTGCGGCGCGTTAGCCCAAGCGGGACTGCCCCCTGCCGTGCCGCAGGGTGCCTATTACGTGCTGGCAGATGTGTCCCGGCTTCCAGGAAAGACGAGTCGCGAACGCGCGCTGTATCTGTTGGATAAGACCGGCGTGGCGGGCGTGCCGGGCGAAGCGTTCTTCGAAGGGCCGGAGGGGAGTCGGTTTATGCGGTTTTGTATGGCGAAGACCGACCAGGATCTGGAGCGAGCCAGTCAGGCGATCGAACGATTCAGGTCATAAGCTGGCAGGATTCCGGTAAAAGGCCGTCAGCGGCGTTCTCGCACGACACTGCCGCCGGTTAGCCTGGCCCGTTTCAGCGTAACCGCCTCTGCCAGGACACGGTCCTCGTCATCGCCCTCACGTGGTCTTTTTCCCGACCACTCAGCCCGATCAATTTCCACACACTGGCGCCCTGTCGGTTGAGACGATCCAGGGTGAGGAATCAGCCCTGGATAGGAGGCGGCCGGGTGAGGCGTGACGTTCCCGCGGGCTCACCCGCTGGCCTCGAATGGTTGCGCCGCCGGCTGGTGGCGCAATATGAGACAATTGATGCAACTGCTTGAAATGAGCCACAATTCACATGATGCTTGAGACAGGCGGGTATGCGTGGTAAATAAGTAGTTTCGAAGAAACACAAGAAGAAGAGTGCGTACGGAAACACTAGGGATTCACACGATGAAGTTGAACCGTCTGTCGTTCTTGTCGATCTGCTTCGGTGCGCTGGTGTTGCAGGCCTGTAGTCATGCGCCACGGCCACAGGAGGCTTCCTGGGCGGAGCCTGTGTCGGGGGAAATTTCCCTCCATCGGTCTGAACATGCGGTCCTTGCAGGCGAATGGGAATATGAGGAAAGCGGGATGGTGGTGCCGTTGAGATTGGATCAATTCGGCAACGGCTCGTATGACTTTAAGGATGGACGGTTTCGGACGGATGTCCTCTCCGATCACCGTTGGGCCGGGGCCTGGGCTCAACGGGAAAACGATCGGGAAGGCGGATTCGAGATCACCCTGTCGCCAGACTACTCGGAAGGGGAAGGTCGTTGGTGGTACACTCGCATCGAGAGTGATGCCGCGCCGACCAAGGCCGGTGGAACGTTCCACGTGATGAAGATGCAATCGATCGTCGAGAACCAGCCTGTGCCCGGCGCGCGCGCATCCCAGTAGAGACCAGAGTCACGTGCCGGCAACGGGGTCCACCCGTTCATAGAGCGCTGAGTAGTCCACATCTCCCAGCCCCAGGGCAATCGTGTCGCTGAGCAGTGATCGGACGCCCGGAAGTCCGCCGGGAGAGAGCTGGGCGCTGTCTGCGGCGGCGAGGGTCAACTCCACATCTTTCAGCAGGTGGCGGGTCGAAAAGTTCGGCCTGGCATAGTTGCGTTCCGCCAATCGAGGCAACTTCTTATCGAACGTCGGTGCATACAGCGCACTCTTGCGTAACACCGCCATAAAATTCTCCACATCGACCCCGCCACGGCGAATGAGTCCCAGACTGAGGGCGAACGCTGCCGTTTCTGCGGCAATGAGCTGATTCAGCGCCAGCTTCATCACGGCGGCTTTTCCGACCGGGCCGATCAGGCGCACATCCGAACTGAGGGCCTGCAGGAGCGGTGCCCATGTGGCATAACGCTCCGGAGTCGCACCGACCATGATCAGCAGGGCGCCCGATTTGGCTTCGGCGATACTTCCCAGCACCGGCGCTTCCAAGTACTGTCCGCCGAGGCGCTCGATCTCTTCTCCGATCGAGCAGCTTTCCGACGGGCCGATCGTGCCCATTTGAATGATGGTGCGTCCGCCGAGCACCTGGCTGGTGGAGGGATCGAGCAGCACGGCACGGATGGCCGCCGCGTCTGCCAACAGGAGGATGACCACCTCTGCAGCGGCGATGGCTTCTACCGCAGTCGAGGCGATGTGAAGACCCTGTTGCCGCAGCGCCAGGGTCTTTTCAGGGGTACGATTATAGGCCGACAGGTGATGACCGGTGGCATGCAGCCGTTCGGCCACCGCCTGCCCCAGCAACCCTGTGCCTAGCAAGGCCACATTCATGGAAAACCTCCATCCTGTATGCGAGACGGTCATCGTACAGAGAAGCGGCCGCGGTTGAAAGGGTCAAGGGAGAGGGGCGCGAAGGTCTCTACTTGCGGCACTGAGTTGAATGAGGTGTGTGCGCGTCGGTGTGGTCAGGTCTGTGCCGATGGCCAAGGTGCCCTTCACCCTGGGATCGGCGCGGTTGAACGTAAACGGATGGCCTGCGGCCGTGGTGGCGCGCCCTCCGCTTTCTTCGATCAACAGGACGCCGGCGGCGATGTCCCACTCATTGCCCCCTTCCAGCGTCACGACTGCATCGGCCTGTCCGGCTGCGACCAGGGCGAGGGCGTAAGCAATCGATCCGATCGGACGGCAATGGAGATGGGACTCCAGGGCCTGAAAGCGGCCGACCCGGAGTTCCCATGGATTCACGAGCGCGAGTGGGCGCTCCGGCGGGGTGAACGGAGCCTGGCCGGCTTCTGCCTGGCGCTCAACGCGGATGCCCTGGCCGCGAATGGCCGAGAAGAATTCACCGGTCGCGGGATTGAAGATGGCTGCAACGGCCGGCATGCCCTGCTCAACGAGCGCCACTGAGAGGCAGAATTCCGGCAGGCCTCGCACGAATGAGCGCGTTCCATCGATCGGATCGACGATCCAGACCCGTGATCTGGTCAGGCGATTGTGGTTGTCCTCGGTTTCCTCCGACAACCAGCCGTCCTCCGGAAATGCCGCCGACAAATGGTCTCGAAGGATCTGATTGACCGCCAGGTCGGCAGAGGTAACGGGTGACTGATCCGGCTTGGTGTAGGTGTCGAATCCGGTGTCCGCCAATCGAAGGGCTTCACGTCCGGCCCGCCTCATGGCCTCCGACAAGATGCTGAGTTCATGATCCATCGTCACAGGGGCTCCAGGTTCGCAGAGAAGGGTGATGGCTGCATGTCTTCACCGTACCAGGTCTTGGTTCGGGAACAAAGCCCGGAGTGGCTTGATGCCGCGCCCGGCTCTTGACCCTCCTGCCGGTTCCGCGTACAAGCTGGACTGACCATGAAGTTGAAGCACAAACATTCCCGCAAAGCAGGGTTGCCGCCCGGCACGTTGGTCCATATCGGCGAAAAAAAGTCCGAGACGGTCACGATCTCGGTGTATGAATACGGCGAGGGACAGTTTCAAGAGCGAACGGTGTCGAAACCGGACGAGATCGCGATGACGGGGGAGCCGACGGTCCGATGGGTGGACGTCGGCGGC from Nitrospira sp. ND1 includes the following:
- a CDS encoding 3'(2'),5'-bisphosphate nucleotidase CysQ encodes the protein MDHELSILSEAMRRAGREALRLADTGFDTYTKPDQSPVTSADLAVNQILRDHLSAAFPEDGWLSEETEDNHNRLTRSRVWIVDPIDGTRSFVRGLPEFCLSVALVEQGMPAVAAIFNPATGEFFSAIRGQGIRVERQAEAGQAPFTPPERPLALVNPWELRVGRFQALESHLHCRPIGSIAYALALVAAGQADAVVTLEGGNEWDIAAGVLLIEESGGRATTAAGHPFTFNRADPRVKGTLAIGTDLTTPTRTHLIQLSAASRDLRAPLP
- a CDS encoding pyridoxal phosphate-dependent aminotransferase, which produces MKKSDRTARLAQSDIRAMTLACAKVNGINMSQGVCDTPVPPVVVQGAQQAMAQGHNIYSRFDGILELRQAIADKLAAYNRITADPDANITVSAGATGSFQATCMALLNPGDEVILFEPFYAYHIQAIVAVEAVPRCVSMRPPDWTVDFKGLEQAITSRTKAIVVNTPGNPSGKVFTRRELEQIAEIACRHDVMVITDEIYEYFVFDGREHVSMASLPGMADRTITIGGYSKTFSITGWRIGYSVAEATWAKAIGAMSDVLYVCAPTPLQHGVAAGIRALGPSFYSDLTKEHQQKRDRFCGALAQAGLPPAVPQGAYYVLADVSRLPGKTSRERALYLLDKTGVAGVPGEAFFEGPEGSRFMRFCMAKTDQDLERASQAIERFRS
- a CDS encoding NAD(P)-dependent oxidoreductase codes for the protein MNVALLGTGLLGQAVAERLHATGHHLSAYNRTPEKTLALRQQGLHIASTAVEAIAAAEVVILLLADAAAIRAVLLDPSTSQVLGGRTIIQMGTIGPSESCSIGEEIERLGGQYLEAPVLGSIAEAKSGALLIMVGATPERYATWAPLLQALSSDVRLIGPVGKAAVMKLALNQLIAAETAAFALSLGLIRRGGVDVENFMAVLRKSALYAPTFDKKLPRLAERNYARPNFSTRHLLKDVELTLAAADSAQLSPGGLPGVRSLLSDTIALGLGDVDYSALYERVDPVAGT